A genomic window from Streptomyces sp. NBC_00234 includes:
- a CDS encoding TetR/AcrR family transcriptional regulator, whose product MDDDAPRRRASDNGRYGRLNRGRVLASALEVVDRDGLSGLSMRRLGSELGVEAMALYRYAASKDELLDGLVEVFCQELEAVLDEEQANGKANGKANGKANGKANGKANGKANGQVNGQGNARPSAQPDSVPPDWRRELHRIALAAYGVGMLHPNVVPLLATRLLSTPLARRRMAVLGFDERILDLLHRAGLTEGAAVALHRAFTAWMLGYLLVELRAMDDQPDEPDPAFRLGLHRLPAQELPRLRATAVSLADRGGTDGLVAGLDALFDRFG is encoded by the coding sequence ATGGATGACGATGCCCCGAGGCGACGGGCCAGCGACAACGGCCGCTACGGCCGGCTCAACCGGGGCCGGGTACTGGCCAGCGCCCTGGAGGTGGTGGACCGTGACGGCCTGTCCGGTCTGAGCATGCGCAGACTCGGTTCGGAACTCGGCGTCGAGGCGATGGCGCTCTACCGGTACGCCGCCAGCAAGGACGAACTCCTCGATGGCCTCGTCGAGGTCTTCTGCCAGGAGCTGGAAGCCGTTCTCGACGAGGAACAGGCGAACGGGAAGGCGAACGGGAAGGCGAACGGGAAGGCGAACGGGAAGGCCAACGGGAAGGCCAACGGAAAGGCGAACGGGCAGGTCAACGGGCAGGGGAACGCGCGACCGAGTGCGCAGCCCGACTCCGTGCCACCGGACTGGCGGAGAGAGCTCCACCGCATCGCCCTCGCCGCCTACGGCGTCGGGATGCTCCACCCGAATGTCGTGCCGCTCCTGGCCACGCGGCTTCTCTCCACCCCGCTGGCCCGACGCCGCATGGCCGTCCTGGGCTTCGACGAACGCATCCTGGACCTGCTGCACCGCGCGGGGCTGACCGAGGGTGCGGCGGTGGCGCTGCACCGGGCCTTCACCGCCTGGATGCTCGGCTACCTCCTCGTGGAGCTGCGGGCCATGGACGACCAGCCCGACGAGCCCGACCCGGCCTTCCGGCTCGGCCTGCACCGGCTGCCCGCCCAGGAGCTGCCCCGGCTGCGGGCGACCGCGGTCTCCCTCGCCGACCGCGGCGGCACGGACGGGCTCGTCGCCGGGCTGGACGCCTTGTTCGACCGCTTCGGCTGA
- a CDS encoding ABC transporter permease has product MTAPPDDCLARNEWICGDYLSSRSEILWDASVQHVQLTVVSVLIGLALALPLALLARRLRWAAGPVLGLTTILYTVPSLAMFSLLLPVYGLSAALVVAGLVLYSLTLLVRNILAGLRAVPEETRQAARGMGYGPVRLLLTVELPLALPASMAGLRIATVSAVSLVTVGAIVGHGGLGNLIYSGMNTYFKAQVLTASVLCVVIAVAADLLLLGAQWILTPWTRRQS; this is encoded by the coding sequence GTGACCGCGCCTCCCGACGACTGCCTCGCGCGCAACGAGTGGATCTGCGGGGACTATCTGTCCAGCCGCAGCGAGATCCTCTGGGACGCATCCGTCCAGCACGTCCAGCTGACCGTCGTCTCGGTGCTCATCGGACTCGCGCTCGCGCTGCCCCTCGCCCTCCTGGCCCGCAGGCTGCGCTGGGCGGCCGGCCCCGTCCTCGGCCTCACGACCATCCTCTACACCGTCCCCTCCCTGGCGATGTTCTCCCTGCTGCTTCCGGTGTACGGGCTCTCCGCCGCGCTCGTCGTCGCGGGGCTCGTCCTCTACTCCCTGACCCTCCTCGTACGCAATATCCTCGCCGGACTGCGCGCCGTGCCCGAGGAGACCCGGCAGGCCGCGCGCGGTATGGGCTACGGGCCCGTGCGGCTGCTCCTCACCGTGGAGCTCCCGCTCGCCCTGCCCGCCTCCATGGCGGGACTGCGCATCGCCACCGTCTCGGCGGTCTCCCTGGTCACGGTCGGCGCGATCGTCGGTCACGGAGGGCTCGGCAACCTCATCTACTCCGGGATGAACACCTACTTCAAGGCCCAGGTGCTCACCGCGTCCGTGCTCTGCGTCGTCATCGCCGTCGCCGCCGACCTCCTGCTCCTCGGGGCGCAGTGGATCCTGACCCCATGGACGAGGCGGCAGTCATGA
- a CDS encoding ABC transporter permease, which translates to MTTLSDTWSWLTTPANWSGAEGVWNRLGEHLYLTVVCLLISCLIALPVALVLGHLGKGGALAVNISNIGRAVPTFAVLVLLLLTPIGTYGQWSTIIALVLFAVPPLLTNAYVGMREVDRDVVRAARGMGMTGRQMLFRVELPLALPLLLTGVRIAAVQLVATATLAALAGGGGLGRIITAGFNLASTPQVVAGAVLVAVFALLVEGLFELGLRLAPDRTHQGAAA; encoded by the coding sequence ATGACCACCCTCTCCGACACCTGGTCCTGGCTCACCACTCCGGCCAACTGGTCGGGCGCCGAGGGCGTCTGGAACCGGCTGGGCGAGCACCTCTACCTCACGGTCGTCTGCCTGCTGATCAGCTGTCTGATCGCCCTGCCGGTCGCGCTGGTCCTCGGGCACCTGGGCAAGGGCGGAGCGCTCGCCGTCAACATCTCCAACATCGGCCGGGCCGTCCCCACCTTCGCCGTCCTGGTGCTGCTGCTCCTGACCCCGATCGGTACGTACGGGCAGTGGTCGACCATCATCGCGCTGGTGCTCTTCGCCGTCCCGCCGCTGCTCACCAACGCCTATGTGGGCATGCGCGAGGTGGACCGCGATGTCGTACGGGCCGCCCGGGGGATGGGTATGACGGGCCGCCAGATGCTGTTCCGGGTGGAACTCCCGCTCGCGCTGCCGCTCCTGCTCACCGGCGTGCGCATCGCCGCCGTGCAGCTCGTCGCGACCGCCACCCTCGCCGCGCTCGCCGGAGGCGGCGGTCTCGGCCGGATCATCACCGCGGGCTTCAACCTCGCCTCCACGCCCCAGGTCGTGGCCGGCGCCGTCCTGGTCGCCGTGTTCGCCCTCCTCGTGGAGGGGCTGTTCGAACTGGGCCTGCGTCTCGCCCCCGACCGGACCCACCAAGGGGCGGCGGCATGA
- a CDS encoding ABC transporter substrate-binding protein, with protein MRTPRLPAALLLLLAVTACATGPSLEDQGGVTEPPGDSRELTIGSAGFTESELLARMYALLLDDAGYTTEIISVTNREIYEPALENGQIDVVPEYAATFADWLNAKANGTDAPPAGSPDLATTMKELRALAAPRGLTVLDPGRAVDQNAFAVASSYAATYHLKTLSELGRSKLPVRLAAGDECVQRPYCAPGLRETYGIDITAVDPKGVGTTQAKQAVQSGQDQMVLTTTTDATLDDFGLVLLADDKNLQNADYLVPVVNRSRAGSSGVRDALGKLNTVLTTADLAEMNQQVDSWRRLPEDVARTYLESHRLIPRD; from the coding sequence ATGAGAACTCCGCGCCTGCCCGCCGCACTCCTCCTCCTGCTGGCCGTCACCGCCTGCGCCACCGGCCCCAGCCTGGAGGACCAGGGGGGTGTGACCGAGCCGCCCGGCGACAGCAGGGAACTCACCATCGGCTCGGCGGGCTTCACCGAGAGCGAGCTCCTCGCCCGGATGTACGCCCTGTTGCTGGACGACGCCGGATACACCACCGAGATCATCTCGGTCACCAACCGGGAGATCTACGAACCCGCCCTGGAGAACGGCCAGATCGACGTCGTACCCGAATACGCCGCCACCTTCGCCGACTGGCTGAACGCCAAGGCCAACGGCACCGATGCGCCACCGGCCGGCTCACCCGACCTCGCGACCACGATGAAGGAGCTGCGCGCCCTCGCCGCGCCCCGCGGTCTCACCGTGCTCGACCCGGGCCGGGCCGTCGACCAGAACGCCTTCGCGGTCGCCTCCTCGTACGCCGCCACGTACCACCTCAAGACGCTCAGCGAACTGGGCCGGTCCAAGCTGCCCGTACGGCTGGCGGCGGGCGACGAATGCGTGCAGCGGCCCTACTGCGCCCCCGGGCTCAGGGAGACGTACGGCATCGACATCACCGCCGTCGACCCCAAGGGCGTCGGCACCACCCAGGCCAAGCAGGCGGTCCAGAGCGGACAGGACCAGATGGTGCTGACGACCACCACGGACGCCACGCTCGACGACTTCGGGCTCGTGCTCCTCGCCGACGACAAGAACCTCCAGAACGCCGACTACCTCGTCCCCGTCGTCAACCGGTCCCGCGCGGGCAGCTCCGGCGTGCGCGACGCCCTCGGGAAGCTGAACACCGTCCTGACCACCGCCGACCTGGCGGAGATGAACCAACAGGTGGACAGCTGGCGCAGGCTGCCCGAGGACGTCGCCCGCACCTACCTGGAGTCGCATCGGCTCATTCCGCGCGACTGA